gaagAGATGATGCATGCGATGAAGCAACATCCTAACACCATTCCACACATCATACACCATGAGCCCCACCCTCCCCCCGGCCCACCCCCCAACCTGGCTCCCCCCCACGAACCCCACCCACCCCATCCTCCCTTCTCCGGCGACCCCCCCGCCGTACGCGCCGGCCAACGTCCCGGCCGACCGAACAACCGCCTCGGCCGCATTGCCGCCCACGTACAAGGTCTCGAACAAGTCCCACCCGGCCGAGAGCACCGGCCCCATCACGTGCCTCACGTGCCGCTTCGCCTCACGCGCCGCCGTCTCACGCGCCTCACGCGCCGCCGCAGACGCGCCGGCGAAGTCCTTTCCGG
The genomic region above belongs to Salvia hispanica cultivar TCC Black 2014 chromosome 3, UniMelb_Shisp_WGS_1.0, whole genome shotgun sequence and contains:
- the LOC125209902 gene encoding uncharacterized protein LOC125209902, translated to MQLLSAVAGILLLSFTAEKCRDLAGGEHPWRSREERFAFTDCFDMGVGTAACVVKEIIKLYLYYARAVYVQRVRSEAAQKALTANLAAGKDFAGASAAAREARETAAREAKRHVRHVMGPVLSAGWDLFETLYVGGNAAEAVVRSAGTLAGAYGGGVAGEGRMGWVGFVGGSQVGGWAGGRVGLMVYDVWNGVRMLLHRMHHLF